The following are encoded in a window of Manihot esculenta cultivar AM560-2 chromosome 8, M.esculenta_v8, whole genome shotgun sequence genomic DNA:
- the LOC110620601 gene encoding metallothionein-like protein type 2: MSCCGGNCGCGSGCKCGNGCGGCKMYPDMSFSEKTTKETLALGVATEKVHLAGSEMSVGAENEGFKCGDNCTCNPCNCK; encoded by the exons ATGTCTTGCTGTGGAGGAAATTGCGGTTGCGGCTCTGGCTGCAAGTGCGGCAATGGCTGCGGAGG CTGCAAGATGTATCCTGACATGAGCTTCTCTGAGAAAACCACCAAGGAGACTCTGGCTCTTGGTGTAGCAACGGAGAAAGTACACTTGGCCGGATCTGAGATGAGCGTCGGAGCTGAGAATGAGGGATTCAAGTGCGGTGATAATTGCACCTGCAACCCCTGCAATTGTAAATGA